A genomic stretch from Marinobacter fonticola includes:
- a CDS encoding GNAT family N-acetyltransferase: protein MSSLNIRKATADDAALILRFIRELAIYEKAEHEVVATEATVAESIFGPDSTVHAVICEKDAKPIGFAVYFYNYSTWLGKNGLFLEDLFVTPSERGSGAGKALLRYLAQVAVAKGCGRFEWNVLDWNEPAIQFYTSIGARPQSEWIGYRLTGQALLDLAESHA, encoded by the coding sequence ATGTCCAGCCTCAATATCCGCAAAGCCACCGCCGACGATGCTGCCTTGATCCTCCGGTTTATCCGCGAACTGGCGATCTACGAAAAGGCAGAGCACGAAGTGGTGGCCACCGAGGCGACCGTCGCCGAGTCCATTTTCGGGCCTGATTCGACCGTCCACGCGGTGATCTGCGAGAAGGACGCCAAACCGATCGGTTTTGCCGTCTATTTCTACAACTACTCCACCTGGCTGGGCAAGAATGGTTTGTTCCTTGAAGATCTGTTCGTCACACCTTCGGAACGGGGCAGCGGTGCCGGAAAAGCGCTGCTGAGATACTTGGCCCAAGTGGCGGTGGCCAAGGGCTGCGGTCGGTTCGAGTGGAACGTGCTCGACTGGAACGAGCCGGCAATCCAGTTCTACACGTCCATCGGTGCGCGTCCGCAAAGCGAATGGATCGGTTACCGGCTGACGGGCCAGGCACTGCTGGATTTGGCAGAAAGCCATGCCTGA
- a CDS encoding thiamine pyrophosphate-requiring protein: MSKQTVGDFIIGRLEQWGIERVFGYSGDGINGVMSALRRAEDRVRMIQTRHEELAAFMACGHAKYTGQPGVVVTTSGPGAIHALNGLYDAAKDHMPVVAILGQQARSSLGSDFQQEVGLDKVLQDVSAYTQTLMTPSQTRHVVDRAMRIAIAERTVTCVIVPNDLQDAEMSMPAAGHGSTFSGTGYRAPAKLMPAEEDLDAAAEVLNAGEKTAILVGAGVKGAVEPLMALREKLGAGVAKAILAKTMIADNREGVTGTLGLLGTEPSDWMMSECDTLLLVGTSFPYAEFLPHSDKVRAVQIDIDASKLGLRFPTEVNLHGSAGDTLEALLPRINRKDNSKWRDKLADHIDRWNGVIAKRAEVKAKPLNPQKLFWELSPKLPENALLAADVGTATDWYARFLPIHHEGISGSTSGGLASMGNAVPYAIAAKFAYPDRPVIAMVGDGAMQMLGNNGLITVSQHWKEWADPRLIVLVLNNRDLNQVTWEQRVMEGDPKYETSQALPDFEYDRYAEMLGLKGLKIDKPKRVKSVWDAALRSDRPVVINAIVDPNVPPLPTHLEMEQVKGYLGAIVKGDEESGSMLRQSLKSMAASYLRR, encoded by the coding sequence ATGAGCAAACAGACGGTGGGCGATTTTATTATTGGCCGGCTTGAGCAGTGGGGTATCGAGCGGGTTTTTGGCTATTCCGGCGATGGTATTAATGGCGTGATGAGTGCACTGCGACGAGCTGAGGACCGGGTGCGTATGATCCAGACCCGGCACGAGGAGCTGGCAGCATTCATGGCCTGTGGCCATGCCAAGTACACGGGGCAGCCTGGTGTGGTAGTGACGACCTCGGGGCCCGGAGCCATCCATGCACTCAACGGACTCTACGATGCCGCCAAGGATCACATGCCGGTGGTCGCTATTCTTGGACAGCAAGCGCGTTCGAGCCTGGGGTCCGATTTCCAGCAGGAAGTCGGGCTGGATAAAGTGTTGCAAGATGTGTCGGCCTATACCCAGACGCTGATGACGCCATCCCAGACACGTCATGTGGTGGATCGCGCCATGCGCATTGCCATCGCCGAGCGTACGGTGACCTGCGTCATCGTGCCCAACGATCTCCAGGATGCCGAAATGAGTATGCCCGCGGCCGGTCACGGAAGCACGTTCTCGGGCACCGGTTATCGGGCGCCAGCGAAGCTCATGCCGGCGGAGGAAGATCTGGACGCCGCTGCAGAGGTACTCAATGCCGGTGAAAAAACAGCCATACTTGTCGGCGCAGGCGTGAAGGGCGCCGTCGAACCGTTGATGGCCCTGCGGGAAAAGCTGGGTGCGGGCGTCGCGAAGGCGATCCTTGCCAAAACCATGATTGCCGACAACCGCGAAGGGGTGACCGGTACCCTCGGCTTGCTCGGTACCGAGCCCAGCGACTGGATGATGAGCGAGTGCGACACGCTTCTACTGGTAGGCACCAGCTTTCCCTATGCCGAGTTCCTGCCGCATTCGGACAAGGTGCGGGCCGTGCAGATCGATATCGACGCCTCCAAGCTGGGCCTGCGTTTTCCCACGGAAGTGAACCTTCACGGCAGTGCCGGGGACACTCTCGAAGCCCTCTTGCCCCGGATCAACCGCAAGGACAATTCCAAGTGGCGTGACAAATTGGCCGACCATATCGATCGCTGGAACGGCGTTATCGCCAAGCGTGCGGAGGTGAAGGCCAAGCCTCTCAATCCACAGAAACTGTTCTGGGAACTTTCTCCCAAATTGCCGGAAAACGCGTTGCTGGCTGCCGATGTGGGCACCGCCACTGACTGGTACGCGCGCTTTCTGCCTATCCATCATGAGGGCATCAGCGGCTCCACCTCTGGTGGTCTTGCCTCGATGGGTAACGCCGTGCCCTATGCCATTGCCGCCAAATTCGCCTATCCGGACCGACCGGTGATCGCCATGGTCGGCGACGGCGCCATGCAGATGCTGGGCAACAATGGATTGATCACCGTGAGCCAGCACTGGAAGGAATGGGCGGACCCGCGCCTGATCGTACTGGTGCTCAATAATCGCGACCTTAATCAGGTGACTTGGGAGCAGCGGGTGATGGAAGGCGATCCCAAGTATGAAACCTCTCAGGCGCTACCGGATTTCGAGTACGACCGTTATGCCGAAATGCTCGGGCTAAAAGGCTTGAAAATCGACAAGCCGAAGCGGGTCAAGTCGGTTTGGGACGCAGCCCTCCGTAGCGATCGTCCCGTGGTGATCAATGCCATCGTCGATCCCAATGTCCCACCGCTGCCGACGCACCTGGAGATGGAACAGGTGAAGGGCTATCTCGGCGCCATCGTCAAGGGCGATGAGGAGTCCGGCTCGATGCTGCGTCAGTCGCTGAAGAGTATGGCGGCGTCTTATCTGCGGCGATAG
- a CDS encoding helix-turn-helix domain-containing protein, translated as MADRDLGSEILDGLNEIKQFKKGKLSLRTHQLSRPSSPKVIRLRLKMSQSDFAGLMGVSVRTLQDWEQGRREPQGPAVALLRIAEQHPEVFGQLH; from the coding sequence ATGGCTGATAGAGATCTTGGTTCCGAGATCCTGGATGGCCTGAACGAAATTAAACAGTTCAAGAAAGGGAAGCTGAGTTTACGTACCCATCAGCTTTCCAGGCCCTCTTCACCGAAAGTTATCCGCTTAAGACTTAAGATGTCTCAGTCTGATTTTGCCGGCTTAATGGGCGTGAGCGTACGGACGCTGCAGGACTGGGAACAGGGGCGCCGAGAGCCCCAGGGCCCGGCGGTGGCGTTATTGCGTATTGCAGAACAACATCCCGAGGTCTTTGGCCAATTACATTGA
- a CDS encoding tetratricopeptide repeat protein has protein sequence MTRSLSLVLALLWTLSLQAAPSAVSGGYVGATTCEGCHAAEYEQWQDSHHDLAMEPANGDTVLGDFSDATFDYFGTVSTFSRKDERYIVRTDGPDGKLTDFPIAYTFGVYPLQQYLIELPGGRLQALSIVWDSRPEAEGGQRWYHLYPEEPIRAGDELHWTGLNQNWNFMCADCHSTNLQKNYDLDTATYDTTWSEIDVACEACHGPGKTHVVAVQNDNRGLQHGGFKGSLSRAEPRAWAIDPKTGNPQPWSHGPEAQPELEVCAQCHSRRATQFHGARPQDGLFNHFMPSLLEEGLYHVDGQIDGEVFVYGSFVQSKMYHAGVTCSDCHNPHSLDLKAEGNAVCGQCHQASKYDAETHHGHPQDSAGAQCVNCHMPEKTYMGVDDRRDHSFRIPRPDLSVALGVPNTCNQCHTEKEAQWAAAALEKRHGPPPTGHFAKALQAGRYGGNQAETLLSELILDTTQPAIARATAVSLLPRYLSGQSAAVLQQASRSEEPLVALGAAQALNGIPERYRPMFGLPGLYDQHRVIRSLVASNLPPNAVPANPPELSQRYDAALADYIQSQLNNADRPESLVNLGGIYWQLGEPDNVEAYYRKAIEQAPYYTPAYVNLADFLRSQGDDVGGRKVLEQALPAVTDPAPIQHSLGLLLVRQQQTGDAMPYLRKAAESPSATARYVYVYAVALNSSGQTRQAIDVLESAYPRFPGNAEILSALASFYRSLGLDDEAQRYEKLLRG, from the coding sequence TTGACTCGTTCTCTTTCTCTGGTGCTCGCCCTGCTATGGACGCTCTCGCTCCAGGCGGCCCCATCCGCAGTTTCCGGCGGCTACGTTGGCGCTACGACCTGCGAGGGCTGCCATGCGGCCGAATATGAACAGTGGCAGGACTCGCACCACGACCTGGCCATGGAACCCGCCAACGGGGACACCGTACTCGGGGACTTCAGCGACGCGACGTTCGACTATTTCGGCACTGTCTCCACGTTCTCTCGTAAAGATGAACGCTATATCGTTCGCACCGACGGTCCCGACGGCAAACTGACCGATTTTCCCATCGCCTACACCTTTGGCGTCTACCCCCTCCAGCAGTATCTGATCGAGCTCCCCGGGGGTCGCTTGCAGGCCCTGAGCATCGTGTGGGATTCCCGCCCCGAGGCTGAAGGCGGGCAGCGCTGGTATCACCTGTATCCCGAAGAGCCGATTCGCGCTGGCGACGAGCTGCACTGGACCGGGCTCAACCAGAACTGGAACTTCATGTGTGCGGATTGCCACTCCACCAATCTGCAGAAAAACTACGACCTGGACACAGCGACGTACGATACCACCTGGAGCGAGATCGACGTGGCCTGCGAAGCCTGTCACGGCCCCGGGAAAACGCATGTGGTCGCGGTGCAGAACGACAACCGGGGCCTGCAACATGGAGGCTTCAAGGGGTCCCTCTCCAGAGCGGAGCCCAGGGCCTGGGCGATAGATCCGAAAACCGGAAATCCACAGCCGTGGTCCCACGGTCCCGAAGCCCAGCCGGAGCTGGAGGTCTGCGCCCAATGCCATTCCCGCCGGGCGACCCAGTTCCATGGGGCGCGGCCTCAAGACGGGCTATTCAATCACTTCATGCCGTCGCTGCTGGAAGAGGGGCTGTATCATGTCGATGGCCAGATCGACGGCGAAGTCTTCGTCTATGGCTCCTTCGTGCAAAGCAAGATGTACCACGCCGGCGTAACCTGCTCGGACTGCCATAATCCCCACAGTCTTGACTTGAAGGCCGAAGGCAACGCGGTGTGCGGCCAGTGCCATCAGGCGTCGAAATACGATGCCGAGACACACCACGGCCATCCACAAGACAGCGCAGGGGCTCAGTGCGTCAACTGCCATATGCCTGAAAAGACGTACATGGGTGTGGACGACCGGCGCGACCATAGCTTCCGTATTCCGCGGCCGGACTTATCGGTAGCGCTCGGCGTGCCGAATACCTGTAACCAGTGTCACACCGAGAAAGAGGCCCAATGGGCCGCCGCCGCGTTGGAAAAGCGCCACGGGCCTCCGCCCACCGGCCACTTTGCCAAAGCCCTCCAGGCTGGCCGCTACGGCGGCAATCAGGCGGAGACCTTGCTGTCCGAGTTGATCCTCGATACCACGCAGCCGGCCATTGCCCGTGCCACGGCCGTCTCGTTGCTACCGCGCTACCTGTCGGGCCAGTCAGCCGCCGTGTTGCAACAGGCGAGCCGTTCCGAAGAGCCACTGGTGGCGCTGGGCGCGGCCCAGGCACTGAACGGTATCCCCGAACGGTATCGGCCGATGTTCGGGCTCCCCGGCCTGTACGATCAGCATCGCGTAATCCGCAGTCTGGTGGCCAGCAATCTGCCGCCGAATGCGGTTCCGGCTAATCCTCCCGAACTGAGCCAGCGCTACGATGCGGCGTTGGCGGATTACATCCAGTCCCAGCTCAACAACGCCGACCGTCCTGAATCGCTGGTCAATCTGGGCGGGATTTACTGGCAATTGGGTGAGCCCGACAACGTTGAAGCGTACTACCGTAAAGCCATCGAACAGGCGCCTTACTACACGCCAGCTTACGTGAATCTCGCCGACTTCCTGCGCTCCCAGGGCGACGACGTCGGGGGTAGGAAGGTGCTGGAGCAGGCACTGCCAGCCGTAACCGATCCAGCCCCGATCCAGCATTCTTTGGGTTTGCTGCTGGTGCGCCAGCAGCAAACCGGCGACGCCATGCCTTATCTACGCAAGGCCGCCGAAAGCCCCTCTGCGACAGCGCGTTATGTCTACGTCTATGCCGTCGCGCTGAACTCCTCAGGTCAAACGCGGCAGGCAATCGATGTGCTGGAATCGGCCTACCCGCGTTTCCCCGGCAACGCGGAAATCCTATCGGCCCTGGCGAGTTTCTATCGTTCGTTGGGGCTGGATGACGAGGCCCAGCGTTACGAAAAACTATTGAGAGGGTGA
- a CDS encoding type II toxin-antitoxin system RelE/ParE family toxin, protein MLFIETSTFTNLLPDYLSDEEYRGLQTYLMQKPDAGDLIKGSGGVRKVRWAPTGSGKSGGFRAIYYWKKSDHEIWMLTLYSKSERASIQGHMLKHIAEAIKNG, encoded by the coding sequence ATGTTATTCATCGAAACTTCAACGTTCACCAATTTATTGCCTGATTACTTATCGGATGAGGAATATCGTGGTCTTCAAACGTATCTCATGCAAAAGCCGGATGCGGGAGACTTGATAAAAGGCTCCGGAGGTGTGCGCAAGGTTCGGTGGGCGCCGACAGGTTCAGGGAAGAGCGGTGGCTTCAGGGCGATTTACTACTGGAAAAAGTCCGACCACGAGATATGGATGCTCACGCTGTATAGTAAATCAGAGCGTGCCTCGATTCAGGGGCATATGCTCAAACACATAGCGGAGGCAATCAAAAATGGCTGA
- a CDS encoding O-methyltransferase, producing MDDALDRLKRELEIFGQQNDRTVTGREGRMLNITRDTGEFLSVLVRATGARDLLEIGTSNGYSTLWLAEAAKVTGGRVTTVEYLESKYRLAAESFAKAGLAQHIELLHADAADILKRTPDASVDFLFLDSDRAEYVAWFADIKRVLRNRGLLVVDNAVSHEQQMMPFIELLQSDAAFTTSLVPVGKGEFLATKAASG from the coding sequence ATGGACGACGCTCTGGATCGACTCAAGCGGGAATTGGAAATCTTCGGTCAGCAGAACGATCGCACCGTCACCGGACGGGAAGGGCGCATGCTCAATATCACTCGTGACACCGGCGAGTTTCTCTCCGTACTGGTGCGGGCGACAGGTGCTCGGGACCTTCTCGAAATTGGCACCTCGAACGGCTACTCCACACTCTGGCTGGCGGAAGCCGCCAAAGTGACCGGCGGACGGGTCACTACCGTTGAATATCTGGAAAGCAAGTACCGGCTGGCCGCTGAGAGCTTTGCCAAAGCCGGACTCGCTCAGCACATCGAGTTACTTCACGCCGATGCGGCCGATATCCTCAAGCGCACACCGGACGCCTCGGTGGATTTCCTCTTCCTTGATTCCGACCGCGCCGAGTACGTGGCCTGGTTTGCGGATATCAAACGGGTACTCCGAAACCGCGGTCTGCTGGTGGTCGACAACGCTGTTTCCCATGAACAGCAGATGATGCCGTTTATCGAGTTGCTACAATCGGACGCGGCATTCACCACCAGCTTGGTGCCTGTGGGTAAGGGCGAGTTCCTGGCGACGAAAGCCGCCAGTGGCTGA
- a CDS encoding transporter substrate-binding domain-containing protein, with amino-acid sequence MPNLKRLFTVTLLFFLSFQVLAQSQTEPLKVGITSVPPFVIETDDGQWEGISVDLWRQIAEEMGQDYTLVPLSFNDLLSGVESGEIDIAVGALTMTAEREALFDFSHPFYQTGLSIGIPPGPEQSILTSLKGLLSWEFFSVVVALAALLFAVGFVLWLFERRHNPEQFGGSTAQGLGSSFWWAAVTMTTVGYGDKAPVSFAGRIIALIWMFAGLIMVASFTAAITTSLTVSNLQNQINGPTDLPGVTVATIANTASEAYLQDRRIRRQTYPDLTSAMRSTAEGETDAVVYDRALMQFRNQQEGNPLKILPGVFDRQLYALALPEDSPLRGPVSETLLEITESPAWEAIIDRYLGGSDAQQ; translated from the coding sequence ATGCCCAATTTAAAACGTCTTTTTACTGTCACTCTCCTGTTCTTTCTCAGCTTTCAGGTTCTGGCCCAGTCTCAGACAGAGCCACTCAAGGTCGGTATCACCTCCGTCCCGCCCTTTGTCATCGAAACCGATGACGGGCAGTGGGAGGGCATCAGCGTGGACCTCTGGCGCCAGATTGCCGAAGAGATGGGGCAGGACTATACGCTGGTTCCGTTATCCTTCAACGACCTGCTGTCCGGCGTAGAAAGCGGCGAAATCGATATCGCGGTTGGCGCGCTGACCATGACCGCCGAGCGCGAGGCCCTTTTCGACTTCAGCCATCCGTTCTACCAGACCGGGCTGTCCATTGGCATTCCACCGGGACCTGAACAGAGCATCCTGACCAGCCTGAAGGGATTGCTGAGCTGGGAGTTCTTTAGCGTGGTCGTCGCTCTGGCGGCGCTGCTGTTTGCGGTGGGGTTTGTACTTTGGTTGTTCGAGCGCAGACATAATCCGGAGCAATTCGGCGGATCGACGGCTCAGGGTCTGGGTTCCAGTTTTTGGTGGGCAGCGGTTACCATGACCACTGTCGGCTACGGTGACAAGGCGCCGGTATCCTTCGCCGGTCGTATCATCGCCCTGATTTGGATGTTTGCCGGCTTGATCATGGTTGCCAGCTTCACCGCAGCGATTACCACATCGTTGACGGTCAGCAACCTGCAAAATCAGATCAACGGCCCGACGGATCTGCCCGGCGTGACCGTGGCGACGATTGCCAATACCGCGAGCGAAGCCTACCTGCAGGATCGGCGCATTCGTCGCCAGACCTATCCAGACCTGACCAGCGCCATGCGCTCGACGGCCGAAGGTGAAACCGATGCCGTGGTTTACGATCGCGCACTGATGCAGTTTCGCAACCAGCAGGAAGGCAATCCCCTGAAGATCCTGCCCGGCGTGTTCGACCGGCAGCTCTATGCGCTCGCCCTACCGGAAGACAGCCCATTGCGCGGCCCGGTATCGGAGACATTGCTGGAAATTACCGAATCGCCGGCGTGGGAAGCGATCATCGACCGCTACCTGGGCGGAAGCGACGCTCAACAATAG
- a CDS encoding YnfA family protein encodes MPELKTLGLFLITAVAEIVGCYLPYLWLREGKSIWLLVPGALSLALFAWLLSLHPTAAGRVYAAYGGVYIFVAIFWLWTVDGIRPTIWDFVGSAVALTGMAIIMFAPRST; translated from the coding sequence ATGCCTGAACTGAAAACCCTCGGCCTGTTCCTGATAACGGCCGTCGCAGAGATTGTCGGCTGCTACCTGCCGTATCTCTGGCTAAGGGAAGGCAAAAGTATCTGGTTGCTTGTTCCCGGCGCGCTCAGTCTGGCGCTGTTCGCCTGGCTACTATCCCTGCACCCCACTGCCGCCGGGCGTGTCTATGCGGCTTACGGCGGCGTGTATATCTTCGTTGCCATTTTCTGGTTGTGGACGGTTGACGGAATACGCCCGACAATCTGGGATTTTGTCGGGTCTGCCGTTGCGCTTACCGGCATGGCGATCATCATGTTTGCGCCGCGCTCCACCTGA
- a CDS encoding formate/nitrite transporter family protein translates to MSQDAPKKSSNAQSVPEAPQKQALDSNEKRDARRREAPSAAVVYEAIRAEAESELSRPLLGLGWSALAAGLSMGFSLISQALLYSYTPDAQWTPIISSFGYSIGFLFVILGRQQLFTENTLTPVLEVFRVKNLKVVINTLKLWIVVLLCNMVGVAIFAFALSYFDVLDPKIDEALKTISTREYGHPFGTVFVRAIFAGWLVALMLWLLPFAESARVGVIILVSYVIGLAHFPHIIAGSVSALYAVFNSSHSFSEFLTGFFTPTLLGNTIGGVMMVAAVNYAQVAYSSNNNGNGQKRNGKSGSER, encoded by the coding sequence ATGTCGCAGGATGCTCCGAAGAAGTCATCTAATGCTCAGAGCGTGCCCGAGGCGCCACAAAAACAGGCGCTGGATTCGAACGAAAAACGCGATGCGCGCCGGCGTGAGGCACCCAGCGCCGCTGTGGTTTACGAGGCCATTCGGGCGGAGGCCGAATCCGAACTCAGCCGTCCACTGCTTGGCCTGGGCTGGTCTGCTTTGGCGGCCGGGCTGTCCATGGGCTTTTCGCTGATCTCTCAGGCGCTGCTCTACAGCTATACGCCGGATGCACAATGGACACCCATTATCAGCAGCTTCGGTTATTCCATTGGCTTCCTGTTCGTGATTCTCGGGCGCCAGCAGCTTTTTACCGAAAATACCCTGACGCCCGTCCTGGAAGTGTTCCGGGTCAAGAACCTGAAGGTCGTTATCAATACCCTCAAGCTCTGGATCGTGGTGCTGCTATGCAACATGGTGGGCGTGGCGATCTTTGCCTTCGCCTTGTCGTACTTCGATGTGCTCGACCCAAAAATCGACGAGGCACTTAAAACCATTTCCACACGCGAGTACGGGCATCCCTTCGGCACGGTGTTCGTGCGGGCCATTTTTGCCGGCTGGCTGGTGGCGTTGATGCTCTGGCTATTGCCGTTTGCCGAATCCGCACGGGTGGGCGTGATTATCCTGGTCAGCTACGTGATTGGCCTGGCGCATTTCCCCCATATCATTGCCGGGTCGGTGTCGGCGCTTTATGCCGTATTCAACAGTTCCCACAGCTTTTCGGAGTTTCTGACCGGTTTCTTCACGCCCACGCTGCTTGGGAATACCATCGGCGGCGTCATGATGGTGGCGGCGGTGAACTATGCGCAAGTGGCGTACAGCTCCAACAACAATGGCAACGGCCAGAAACGTAATGGGAAGAGCGGGAGCGAACGTTAG
- a CDS encoding spermidine synthase, whose translation MMLRLGGVITHETEDALGKIRVLDYRKHRVLTFDSVFEQSKIALGKPWLPVHEYNRAMLLPLVYAEPAHATVLGLGGGVMVNALHYLMPCCRVHAVELREEVVKVARSFFGVPEHPNIDITVSDARPVLREMAAGSTDLILADLYGPDHMSPAQAHRRFIDYCNHALSDQGWLAMNFHVAPERGGPLMGHLNRLFADVMVYRTRTNNYVIYASKQPVDLLLPSHPALKSLETRLPIGWRGVMERVYR comes from the coding sequence ATGATGCTGCGCCTCGGTGGCGTTATCACCCACGAAACCGAGGATGCTCTCGGTAAGATTCGCGTGCTCGACTATCGCAAGCACCGGGTACTCACCTTCGACTCGGTGTTCGAGCAGAGCAAGATCGCCCTGGGCAAACCCTGGCTGCCGGTGCATGAATACAACCGGGCGATGCTACTGCCGTTAGTCTATGCCGAACCGGCACACGCCACGGTGCTTGGCCTCGGCGGCGGGGTGATGGTCAACGCCCTGCATTACTTGATGCCGTGTTGCCGGGTGCATGCCGTTGAATTACGCGAGGAGGTAGTGAAGGTAGCGCGGTCATTCTTCGGCGTGCCGGAACACCCCAACATCGACATCACGGTATCGGATGCCCGCCCCGTACTGCGGGAGATGGCCGCAGGTAGCACCGACCTGATACTGGCGGACCTGTACGGGCCGGACCACATGAGCCCGGCCCAGGCCCATCGCCGCTTTATCGATTACTGCAATCACGCCCTCAGCGACCAGGGTTGGCTGGCGATGAACTTCCACGTCGCACCCGAGCGGGGCGGCCCGTTAATGGGCCACCTCAACCGGTTGTTTGCCGACGTGATGGTCTACCGTACCCGCACCAACAATTACGTGATCTATGCCAGCAAGCAGCCGGTCGACCTACTGCTGCCCTCCCATCCGGCGCTGAAAAGCCTGGAAACGCGCCTGCCTATCGGTTGGCGCGGGGTGATGGAGCGGGTTTATCGGTGA
- a CDS encoding pyridoxal phosphate-dependent aminotransferase, with product MSDYAQRIARVSPSMTLQINAEAAAMQDGGEDVARLGAGEPDFDTPEPIKAAAKRAIDEGFTHYTAAAGTQSLKRAVCDKFRRENNLTYAPENIMVTCGAKQSLYNLCQTLLQPGDEAIVPQPYWVSYPAQVTMAEGEPVFVQCDPDEGFTLKPTALEAAISERTRLVFLNSPNNPTGRIYDRAELAAIGEVLRKYPGILIVCDEIYEHLRWVDGPYQNFLNVNPDLKNRCVVVNGVSKAYAMTGWRVGYMAGPKDLIETMDKLQGQSTAGTCSISQHAAEQALRGDQGIVTEMTQAFRRRHDRILPEVKALPNVSCQPAEGAFYLLPDFRTIIAERDDIEDDIQLAHRLLQEAKVALVPGSAFGAPGHLRLSFAADLDTNLEGIRRIEQFLAA from the coding sequence ATGTCCGACTATGCTCAACGCATCGCGCGGGTATCACCGTCGATGACACTGCAGATCAACGCCGAGGCGGCGGCAATGCAGGATGGCGGTGAGGATGTGGCGCGTCTCGGCGCCGGCGAACCCGACTTCGATACGCCGGAGCCGATCAAGGCAGCCGCGAAGCGGGCCATCGACGAGGGATTTACGCACTACACGGCAGCGGCGGGGACCCAGTCCCTGAAACGGGCGGTCTGCGACAAGTTCCGGCGCGAAAACAACCTGACCTATGCACCGGAAAACATTATGGTCACCTGCGGCGCCAAGCAGAGTTTGTATAACCTGTGCCAGACCCTGCTCCAACCCGGCGATGAAGCTATCGTCCCGCAGCCTTACTGGGTGTCCTATCCGGCGCAAGTGACGATGGCCGAAGGCGAGCCGGTCTTCGTACAGTGTGATCCGGATGAGGGCTTTACGTTAAAGCCCACCGCTCTGGAAGCCGCCATTTCCGAACGTACTCGCCTGGTTTTCCTCAATTCCCCCAACAACCCTACCGGCCGGATCTACGACCGTGCGGAGCTGGCAGCCATTGGCGAGGTACTGCGCAAGTATCCGGGCATCCTGATCGTCTGCGACGAAATCTACGAACACTTACGTTGGGTCGACGGCCCTTACCAGAATTTCCTCAACGTCAATCCGGACCTCAAGAATCGCTGCGTGGTGGTCAACGGCGTATCCAAGGCTTATGCGATGACCGGCTGGCGCGTGGGCTACATGGCGGGACCGAAAGACCTGATAGAGACGATGGATAAGTTGCAGGGCCAGAGCACCGCGGGAACCTGCTCTATCAGCCAGCATGCTGCCGAGCAAGCGCTGCGTGGCGATCAGGGGATCGTGACCGAGATGACGCAGGCTTTCCGGCGTCGCCATGACCGCATTCTGCCCGAGGTAAAAGCGTTACCAAACGTGAGCTGCCAGCCCGCCGAAGGGGCCTTTTACCTATTGCCGGATTTCCGCACAATCATTGCCGAACGAGACGATATCGAGGATGACATTCAGCTTGCCCACCGCCTGTTGCAGGAGGCCAAGGTGGCCCTGGTCCCTGGCAGTGCATTTGGCGCGCCCGGCCACCTGCGACTCTCGTTTGCGGCCGATCTGGACACCAATCTAGAGGGCATCCGGCGGATCGAGCAGTTTCTGGCAGCGTGA
- a CDS encoding GNAT family N-acetyltransferase: MQIVKMTGPDFELFWPIFREIVRAEDTYAFDPDISYEQARSLWLETPTATYVAREGDTVLGSYYLKPNAAGPGSHVCNCGYMVSRSARGKGVARRLCLHSQDIAKTHGYTAMQFNSVVSTNEAAVALWKKLDFEVVGTLPGAFKHKQLGFVDSLVMFKALV, encoded by the coding sequence ATGCAAATAGTCAAAATGACCGGTCCTGATTTCGAGCTCTTCTGGCCGATTTTCCGCGAGATCGTCCGGGCAGAAGATACCTACGCCTTCGATCCGGATATCAGCTACGAACAGGCCCGATCACTTTGGCTGGAGACGCCCACGGCGACCTACGTGGCGAGGGAGGGCGATACGGTGCTTGGCTCCTATTACCTCAAGCCCAACGCGGCGGGTCCCGGTTCTCATGTCTGTAACTGTGGCTACATGGTTAGCCGATCTGCCAGGGGAAAAGGCGTCGCCAGACGTCTTTGCCTGCATTCGCAGGATATCGCGAAGACCCATGGGTATACCGCCATGCAGTTCAATTCGGTGGTTTCGACAAACGAAGCGGCTGTGGCGCTTTGGAAGAAGCTGGACTTCGAGGTCGTGGGCACGCTTCCGGGAGCATTCAAACACAAGCAGCTTGGGTTTGTGGATTCCTTGGTGATGTTTAAGGCACTTGTTTAG